The following DNA comes from Papaver somniferum cultivar HN1 chromosome 4, ASM357369v1, whole genome shotgun sequence.
CTAGggttttaattttgcttctcagAGGTCTATTATTCAAACACCCCCATTTTGTAATTGATTTAGGGATTCTCCCCTAGGTTAACTAAAGTGGTGGAGGAGCAGTGATTGAGGTggttttcacatattgttttatTAGTTAAAGCTAGGGTTACAgtgagtttttcatgaaattcctcTTTAGATTGATGAAGATAAGTTAGAGTTGTTGTACTAGCTTCAATTTCTAGACTAAACTCATATACTTTGTAATGTCTGGGGTGAATAAGTGTATAGTGTCTGAATAGTTGGTTAGATGGGAAATCTATGTGTAGTGGTTGTTTTCAGGAGGTATATTGGATTTACCTCTATAGCATTATGTGAATTGGCTAAATTAGTATGTATCTGGCGTGTTTCTTTAGTATGCGGATCAAAATAGTGAGATTGGCAGGGAATTAGATGTTCATTCGAGCAGGAGCCTGCTTTTTATAATAACAATCTAGATCATAGATAATTGATTAGTCAATGTAGTTTACGTAAACTCATATTAAGAACTCGAAGTTAGAAGTTACTGTTGTTCCACTCCACTAGTTTCCGTTGTATGTAAAATTGTTACTTGTAAAATGTATGGCATGACATTCAGTTTGATGAAGAACTTTTTAATGTTTTACTTGAAAGCTCGGAGAATGTTAGTTAAATGGGtttctcataacttcttaagTACTATTGGATTTACCTCTATAGCATTATGTGAATTCGCTAAATTAATATGTGTCTGGCGTGTTTCTTTAGTATGCGGATCAAAGTAGTGAGATTGGCAGGGAATTAGATGTTCATTCGGGCAGGAGCTGTTTTTTCTGATAAGAATCTAGGATCATAGATAATTGATTACTCAATATGGTTTACGTAAACTCATCTTGAGAACACAAAGTTAGAAGTTACTGTTGTTCCCATCCACTGGTTTTCCATTGTATGTAAAATTGTTACCTGTAGAATGTATGGCATGACATTCAGTTTGGTGAAGAACTTTCTAATGTTTTACTTGAAAGTTCGGAAATGTTAGTGAAATGGGTTTTTCGTAACTACTTAAGTACAATTGTAGCAGTAATTGATCCCCAGTTGTCAAAGTTGTTTCGCATTTCATGGCGATCTTTTTTTTCCTGCACTAATTATCTCTGTAGGTCTGTGGTAAGTGACTTAGATGATCATTTTTGAGGCAATTTCACATATTGTTTTGTTAGTTAAAGGCTTAAAGCCGGGGTTATAGGTAATTGAGTTTTCCATGAAAATTCCTCTTTTGATTGTTATGGGGAGAAGTTTGAATTGTGGCAGTAGCTTCTATTTTTAGGTAAACCTCATATACTCTTACACAGTACTATATTCATTCATCTGGGGCAAATAAGTGTTTAGTGTTCAATAAAATTCTGGAAAATTTCAGGACACTAGTAATAGTACAGCCATAGAGCCTACTCTTTTGGTTGCAATTTGTATTAATAACATTTTATTTAGGTGAAATGATGTATCATAAGATTTTCTGGGAAATCTACACGTAGTACTAGTAGAAGTTTTCAGGAGGCATATTGGGTTTAGCTCTATGCCATTATGTGTATTGGCTAAATTAATTTGTCTCCTACTGTTCTTTAATATGTGGACCAAAATTGTGAAATGGGCAGGGACTTAGATGTTCATTCGGGCAGGAGCTGTTTCTCTGACTAATAATCTAGGATCATAGAAAATTTAATGCGCAGTATTGGTTACATAAACTCATTTTAAGAACTCGAAGTTAGAAGTTACTGTTGTGCCACTGGTTTCCATTGTATGTAAAAATTCATACTTGTAAAATGTACTGCATGGTGTTCTGTTCAGGAAAGAACTTTCTAGCGCTTAACTAGAAGCCTGGCGAATGTTTGTTAAATGGGTTTCTCATAATAACTTAAGTACACTTGTGCAGTAACAGGTTCCAAGTTGTCATAGTTGTCACATTTCATGATGAATCCTTATTTATTTTGTTCTCATGTAGGCCTTCTATAGGTTACACCACCGGAAATGAGTGAAGCCAATTCAGAAGAAGCTGTACAAATACAGCAAACTCATACACCCTTGTTAAGTGGGCTTCCAGATGACATTGCCCTCTTCTGCTTGGCTAGAGTTCCACGGAGGTATCATACACTTCTTAAATGCGTGTCTAAGAGATGGAGAGACTTAGTCTGCAGCGAACATTGGATATCTTATCGTCAAAAGCACAATCTGGCAGAGTCTTGGATCTATGTGTTGTGTAGAGACAAGGCTGATCGGCTTGAACGAGCTTGCTTATATGTGTTGGACCCCATTTCGTTAAAGCGGTGTTGGAAACTTGTACCTAGTCTCCCGGATCAGTGCTTGAAAAGGAAGGGAATGGCTTTTGAAGTGTTGGGAAATAAAGTGTGCTTGTTGGGGGGCTGTGGTTGGTTTGAAGACGCTACAGACGAAGTCTACTGTTATGACGCTTCAAGAAACACTTGGGATAGTGCTGCTCCTTTGTCGACTGCTAGGTAAATCACATTGACTGGTATTTTATTCACAGCTAGATTGGAATTTCTCGTTCATCTAATAAATCCAATATTCCTAGGTGCTATTTCGCTTGTGAGGCTTTGAACGAGAAACTCTATGCTATTGGAGGGGTAGGTTCAAATTTAAGTGATCCACATTCCTGGGATATGTACGACCCATCAACAAACAGTTGGACCTCTCACTCGGATCCAAATATTGTTCCTGACATCGAAGAATCATTCGTCTTGGATGGGAAAATTTACATTCGCTGTGGTGTTTCTTCTACGATGCCTTCAAATGTCTATGCAGTTGTCTACAAACCTTCAAGTGGCACTTGGGAGCATGCAGATAAAGATTTGGTTTCAGGATGGTCAGGGCCTGCCATTGTTGTAGAAGGTAATCTCTATGTGCTTGATCAGAGTTCTGGTACCAGATTGATGATGTGGGAAAAGAAGAGTAGAGAGTGGATTGCTGTTGGAAGACTTTCACCATTGCTGACAAGGCCACCTTGTAGACTGGCTGCAATTGGCAAGAGCATCTTCGTCATTGGGAAAGGGCTAAGCACAGTTATGTTTGATGTGTCGACAGCAGGAAATATTGGAGGAGTGATGGTGAGCTCTTCCATTCCTAGATTAGctggtgatgatgatgttatctgtTGTAAAGTCTTGTCCATTTGAAGAACACCCTGCCACAATTTCTTTAAACCCTACTGAACTGTTAAATCTGTTTTCTGTATTTACCATCGTTCCCCTGTAATTTTATCGAAGGGTTATGTAACATCATGCTGGTTTATTACTTAAAGATCGAACATTCATTCGTGTATCTCTTGTTTCCAGTTGAATATCATTTCCATTAATCCATCTTCTTACATTGCTTAGTCGTTTACCTGGATGCTGATAATTGTTGGCAAACCATCTTAGTCAAGAgtgtaattttttcttcttctttggatctGACTCATTTAGATTTGACTAAAATCATCTGACTCATATGGATCTGACCCAATACGTTTGCCTCTTCTAACTCAAAAATATGCGCATCGGTGGCTTGGTCTTATGAATTAGGGGTATTTTGTTGCCTGATTCAAACAAATCCAAGTCGGAAACAACTATTGTTATTCTGACTTAATCAATTTTTGGTTCTTATAATCCTTTATGGTTGTGTGCCTGAGAGTCTTCCCCCTCCGGTGAATAAACTCTGACCAAAATGAGTGGGAACAAGAATCGTCACTCTGACTAGGAACGCGCTCTCATGGGTTCCGGTTCTTATCTCCGGCTTAAGTTAGCATTGACCAGAATAAGAAAGGTAGCTCCAGAAGGATCTTAAAAAGGAACCACAATTTAAACGCTTCACAGTGGGGAAGAACATCTTGGATATTTTTCATCcataaaccctagaataaaaaataaaaaaaatcaaatccccAAAATAAAACCCCCTGATTTCACACTCTATTGATGATTCGGTTAAGGCAATGTTCAGTTCAGGTCTGCTTTTCTTGaattaaagaaacaaaaattgGACCAGGTAAGTTTGATTCGATCAATTCTTAATTACACATTTTCAATTACTCAAAAGATTGTGATGGGAACTCATAGTAAGTCATCTAAAACAGCAAGAAGTAAACTGAATTCAATCAAATATACATGTGTTCCACTTAAGATTTCATCATTTGATATTTCCAATATTGGTTTAGAACAAAATGTAAATGAATCAATGCCTGATTCGGAACCAAAGTCGACTAGGGAGATACTTAGCACGGCTGAGTTTGTGTCAGCAGTTGGTGGTTTATGGAATTGTGCTAATCGGGGTTTATCAGTATTGCAGCCTAAAGGAATTGGTAGATATAGTGATAGTAGTGGTGTTAATGTGAAAGAGAGTGTTGTGTTGTATTCAGATGGTGGTGAAAGAAATGATAAAGAAATTGCTAATACTAGTACCACGGGTAGAGGTAATGTGTATGTTGATAGTACAGTGTGTGCTGCCGGATGTTCGTCTAGTTCAAAATTTGAGTTTGTTAGTGTTGTGCAGAAAATTTCGATGTATGAATCTTGTTGTGGGAATGATAGGGATAGTTTGTTCAGGAGATGTATACAGCGTGATAGTTCAGAGTTGAATAAGCTAGCTAGTGTTACGATACCGTTTGATTTTGGTAGTGTGTATAGATGGATGAATGGAAGTGCTGTtgctgatttgaaaaatatggaTACGTTGTCACCAATTGGTGCTGCCGTTAGGTTTGAAGGGAAGAGTGCCCTTTTAGATAACTTAACCATGAAAAGTGTTGTTTCTGATAGTAGTTTAATGGAATGTCAAGATATGTTACCACGTGAAAGTATCAATTTGGCTGAAAATGGAGTGCCTGTCAGCTCTCTTTGTTCAGAATATTTTCTCAGACCTGTCATGGGTTTAGAGGCAAAGAGTGTTATTTCAAGGGCTTCAAATTCTGCTCTTCGCTCAGATTGCTATGTTGATGATTTAG
Coding sequences within:
- the LOC113274576 gene encoding F-box/kelch-repeat protein SKIP4-like, encoding MSEANSEEAVQIQQTHTPLLSGLPDDIALFCLARVPRRYHTLLKCVSKRWRDLVCSEHWISYRQKHNLAESWIYVLCRDKADRLERACLYVLDPISLKRCWKLVPSLPDQCLKRKGMAFEVLGNKVCLLGGCGWFEDATDEVYCYDASRNTWDSAAPLSTARCYFACEALNEKLYAIGGVGSNLSDPHSWDMYDPSTNSWTSHSDPNIVPDIEESFVLDGKIYIRCGVSSTMPSNVYAVVYKPSSGTWEHADKDLVSGWSGPAIVVEGNLYVLDQSSGTRLMMWEKKSREWIAVGRLSPLLTRPPCRLAAIGKSIFVIGKGLSTVMFDVSTAGNIGGVMVSSSIPRLAGDDDVICCKVLSI